The region AAAATCCCCAAGAAAGTTTCAATAGAAACAGTCTCCTCTGCATTTATTGTATCACTAATAACATCCTCAAAAAACAATGTATCGTTAACAAAGATTTCATATCTACAACTATCAGGTGGAATTTGAAAAGGGGAATTATTTTTAATTTCAAAGGAAAAATATACATCATCCAGAGTATCAGGATGTTGTGGAAAAATTGAAATAGAAACGACTTCCAAATCCTGAACCATAACATTTGGCTCGCCTGGAGTAAGAGTGAGACTATCACAATCATAAAAATCATTTTCACAATTATCAGAATCACAGCCATCTGGGAAACGCATTAAGGAATAACCTGAAGGCACATCAGGAGCAAAATAAATCCCTGGCTGGTTTGCATCACCTGGAAGATTATTTGAGTTTGGGGAGTCATAAAGTATTGTATCAATTGTATCACTATCAGCAGAAATGATTCTTACTCCATCGGTAGCTGTTCCAGCATTTTGAAAAGCAAGCGAGGTAGTCAAATCTGCATTTGCAACATTTGATTCTCCGATAAGAAGAAAATCACCAGAAGCAAGGGAAATATCTGGAAAAGTAAAACACTCTGCAAAATAATTCCCAGCTTTCTCTATTCTCCAATTTGCAATGTTTATTGAGATAGAACCCGCATTATACAATTCTATCCATTCATAGCCTTCATCACTACTTGGGTGGTCATAATAAATCTCATTGATTTTAATATTTTGTGCTGATAAAACAGAAGTTGTTAAAATCAATAAAGTAATTAGTGCTAAAATATAATATAATTTTTTCTTATTTTTCATTGCTTTCCTTATAATTTGTTTTGAAAGTTTCACTAATAATTCCCAATCCCATAAGTGCTCGCAGCTTTTCGCCTTCAGGGAAAAAAACTGCATTATCAATTAAATAAGATATCTTCTGCTTCTCGTCATAGAAAGCAAAACTGACAAATGCTCCTCCAATAAAATATTCTGGATTTTGCCATCTGCCAGAAAGTTTGTAGCCATTATAAGATAGAAATTGTGTTTTCTCTTGAGTAACATCTTCAGAAGAGAATTCGTCGCCTTCATAATACTTTTTCCCTAATTCCAGTCTTTTATTCCAGAGCCATTCTTTATTCACAATATTTTCTGGCATATTCTCCCAATATACTGCTAAAAATCTATCTGGATGCTTTTCAACACGAAGCAGGTAAGATACAAAGTGATTCCCATCATCTTTTCTAAATGTAAGATATTGGTAAGGCAAGTCAAGGTGCCAGGGATAATGCTCTTTTTGATATTCAATCTCTTCCTTATTCAAACCGGGTTTATAAATAAGATTCTTAATACGCTCAATCTCCCTATTCCTATAAATCTTAAATATTATATTTGATTTTTCAAAAGTATAAAGTAACAGAGTTTTAATATCCTTTCCAATCACAAAAACCACTGCTTGATTCTGAGACCAGTTATCATTAACTGCAATAATATCCGCCGGGATTGAGTCTGATAAAGAAGAAGTCTGTTCTGGCAGAATAGATTTTACATATTGTGATGTGGGTTTATTTGAATTTGTATCACATAGAAAAAGCAGATTCGCAAATTTATAATACCTTTTGATTTGTGATATGTCTTCTCTTTGAACAGTAAATAGCTTCTCATTAGTTGTTGTGAAAAACTCTCTTTCAAGTGATTTAAGAATCTCTAATTTGCCATAATCCCATACCTTGTCATCAGCAAATACAAATATAACACTTGACTTGCCCCAGGAAATCGGTTTTCTTATATCTGTAGAAGACTCATGAGAAAATTCAGATTTGCCACATCCGTAAATACCAAGTATTATAATCAAAAAAGCAGATATTATAATTTTATCTCGCATATAATCTCTCCCTGATTTGGAACACATAAATTATAGCAGAAAGCCAGGTAATAATAGTTACTAAAATAAATGCAATTAATATAATATTTTCAATTACTAATGATTTAGGAAGAAAACTTTTATAGAAAAGCGAGAAAATAATTGTGGACATTTGAGCGGTAGTTTTAATCTTACCGAATATATTAGCTGCCAAATAAATCTTTCTTTTAATTAGATGATTTCTGAGCAGCGTCATAAATAGTTCTCTTGCTAATATCAAAAGTGTCAGCCACCAATATATTAATCCCCAAAATGTCAAAATAATTAATGCTGAAGCAACTAAAATTTTATCAGCTAAGGGGTCGAAAATCTTACCAAAACTTGATACATATTTAAATTTCCTTGCAATTATCCCGTCAAATGCATCTGTCAATGATGCAATTATAAAAACCAGCAATGTAGCAAGATAATACTCCTTAATTGCCAGAAATATAAATAATGGAATAAGAATTATTCTAAGTAAAGTCAGTGCATTAGGAATTTGACTTTTATACTTTCTCACCTTTTCCATTATACGCCCTTTGCTTATACAATAACTAAGAATCAACCTTTGGGTTCATCTTTAGAAATCAGGTTTATTAAAGAAATAAAAATATATACTCCAAGGAGACAAAAAACTCCATACCATCCTAAATTTAATTCTAATACCTGAATATCAAATAATTGATAGATTTTATCCTGCAAAAAATAGATTGGAATTAAAAGGCTTAAGAAAATTACTAAAAATAAAATAACTGTCTCAGTAAGTAAATGCGGAATTTTATACAAATGTTTGTAGCCTTTTTGTTTCCATAGTCTCCACTTCTCTTTCTGGCGGTTTCTTATAAGTCTTCTGAACAAAAAAAGCTGAAAACTTGCTACAAATATGATAATGAAAAATGGATAATACTTATACTGATACAATAATGATTTAATCTTCCCAAATCTATTTATTTCACTTTTATTATAATCAACACTTGCTATTCGTGGGTCACTTGAAAGTCGGTCTGTCATTTGCAGAAATTCTTTCAAAGAGAACTCTTCCCCATTAATAGTCAAAACGATATAATCTGAAAGATTTTCAGGCATAACCCATTTTTGTAAGTTTGATAGGTCAAATTCCTTCTCTAATTTTACAATACTTTCTAATCCTGTAATTAAACTAAACTTATTTATTATTTTATATTTCATCAATAAATCCTGAATGAGCTTTTCGGTATCTGTGTTTGGAGCAAGATACAATATTAGAGAAGAAGACAAATAGTTATTAATTTTCTTCTCAATTTTTTTTTCTGCATAGTAAACGCCCAAAACAGCAACAGATGCAATAATAATAGTCAGCCAGACAAAGATAAGATGCCCAATTAATCCCTTATATTGTTTCCCAAATAAATAGAACATCTTACTCATTATAATCTCTTAATTTTTGCAACGAATAGGTTGCTTTTTTCAAGAATTTTTTCATAATCGGCTGATGATGAACAATTGTTAAACATATCATCAAATAATCTATTATTTATATCCCTAAAGAAATAGTATTTTTGCAGTACAAATTTTTTCGTATTACCTCTAATTTTATCATCAAATTCTCGCCATCTAAATGTTGGATATATAATAAAACCTAATCCATTCTTTTTAAGAAGAAAATCAAAAGATTCAATAACATCATCCATAGTACATAAAATTTCATGCCGAGCGTTTCTCTTCTCTTCATCAGGACTGAGTCTTCCTCTGCCAACGGGGTAAAATGGTGGATTTGAGAAAGCAATATCAAATTTCTTGAAAGGTATTCTGCTTTTGACTTCTTTCCCATTCATCTCAATAAGACTGATTCTATTACTCAAATGATTACTTACAATATTCTTTTGAGCGAGTTCAAAAAGTGAGGGTTGGACTTCTATGGCAGTTATAGAAATTTGAGGGAGTTTTGCTGCAAGAAGAATAGCTATAATGCAGGATCCTGTGCCAAATTCAAATGCTGTGCCAGAAAAACTAATTCCAATATTTTCAAGAATAATATTCAGTAGAATTAAAGAATCCTCTGAACTACGATACCCCTTTTTATTTTGTAAAAGTTTTAGATTTTTATATTGGAGAGCGTCCAAAGTGTAGTTTTTCGCACTAAGAATTTCCCGGTTTTGTTTTTTGTCTCTGATTTTTATCATTTCAATTAAATATAATTCAACTTTTTTTTAATTAAGAAGTTTTTCAATTTGATTAAATATAGTCAAGTTTTGGGGTTTTTAATTTTGATTATTGCAAAAAATGAGAATTTTCGCTATGTAAGTATTTGCTATATACCTTTGTTGTGATATAGAAAAAAATAGATTAAAAAAGGGTCTGACTAAAACTCTGCCAATTTTGACTGATAGTCAGACCACTTTTATACTTTAGTAATAGTTATATTATCGCAGCATCAGAATCTTACTTATTTCAGATTTATATTTATCTGTTTCCATACGATAGAAATAAATCCCATTGGATAACTGTATACCTCTGTTATCTTTACCACTCCAAATAACCTTATCTTTTCCAGTTAAATCTCCAAACCGCTTTACCAATTGACCTTTTACATTATAAATCTTTATCTGTGATAATCCGTGTAAATCTGTGGCTGAAAAAGAGATTGTAGTTGAACTATGCATCGGATTTGGATAGCAGCACAACGAAATATCTGATTCTGAACCCAGGTCTTCATCTCCCTTGCCATAATAGGGTATCTCTTCTACTATACTTGAATAAGGAATAAAATTAGCCTTGATAGTTGTAAGTTCCATTTCAGAAATATCTTCCTTCCCAATTTCAAACTCTACAACTCCTTCCTCATCTGTAAATCCTCTTAGGAATATCTCATTACCTTCTGATATCAAATTACATCTTACATTGCTTACAGGATTTTCTTCTTTATCTAACACCCAAAAAACAGCCAGTTCTTCATTTTCAGATTTTAATCTATATACATTAAATACCCGGGCTTTTTCACTCCAAATTTGCATACTCGGGTCACCAAATAAGACATGAGAAAGAATAAGATCTCTTGCACAATTTGAGCCCCCATATTGATAAATATATTGATGACATTCCACACAGTTTTCTCCAATACGATACATCTCATTATCAAATATAAAATCCATGAAATCTTCTACTGAATGGCGAGTTGTATAAGGAAATTCAAGGAATGATGAGGCATATAAAGCAACAGCACCATCAGGACTATTTATAAACTCTGCTCCTACACACTCTGCAGGAAAATACACATAATTGGTGTCTATCATAGCGAAAAGATTACCTCTACAAGAACTACTCCAGAACAGATAGGGATTTGTATTTGATAGATAGGGTGGCAAATATTCATAATATTCAGGTGCATGATAGGGTAGGTTACCAACTAGACAAATTGTATCATTAATTGTGACTATATTTGTATTTTCAAAAGGTGGAAGACCCATAGGAGGCGGAGGTCCTGGATATGAATTTGCATTACACATTATATTGTAGGCACCAATACACTTCCTATGACCATGAGCCACATTAAATAGAAAACTAAAATTATTGCTTGCTATTGCCTCTCCCCATAAAACTCCAGGTCGGATTGTATCTCCTGGCTCTGCATGATATAAGTCCTCTTCATAAGTATAGGCAATGTCCGTATTGATATGTTCAGCAATCCTGTTTATTATATAATTTCCACCCGTATCATAAGGAATCTTCGCAAGATTCTGTGCAATTAAATGATATTTCTCAGAATAATTACCATTGTAACGATAGGCAATATATTTATTGATAAAATTCTGTACCTCTTCTGGCGTATCTGCAGGGATTCTGCCAACATATAAATCAGCTTCAAAATTTACCTCATCATCAGATACCCAGTCAGAAAGAACATTACAAAAATAATAATCAGTAGGGAATTCTGAACCATAGCCCTCTATACAACTTTCAGCCCATTGATGATAATATGGATTCCATATCATTTTAGGCATAATTACTGATGCATCTCCACCAATCAAAACATATTTAAGATTTGGATTTCTCTCCTTTCTTGTTTTTAAATACTGCCTTATCTCCTGCGGGGTATTCCCTGTCTGTAAAATAGATACCACTTGGGTCTTTATCCCTTCTCTATTTTTTATTGTAGCAAATTCAAGAAAATCCTGTTCTAATTCCGCATTTGTAATGATTATCATATCATAAGGTATCTTATTTTCTCCTTTTGTAGTAGTTTCAGGATATTCTTGCTTTTTTATTGTAGGCTTAAAGTTCTCTGCATGCTCAATAAACTGCTCTATCTCTTCAGGATTATCAAATATTTTGCTTAATTCTTCTCTTAATCCCTTCTCATAATCTTCCTTTGGACCAGCAAATAAACAGATAAAAGTAAAGGTGAAGGTTAAGATTATAGTTGAGATTATTAGTATTCTATTTTTTCTTTTCATAATAGACCTTCCTTTTCCCGATTAATTAGTCTCGTTTAAGCACCGAGCCTGACCAAATCGGGATCCCGTTAAAACGGGACTTTTTTTATCTTATTAATAACATTCTTTTTGTATCAATAACTTTGTTGCCATTTACTAATTGATACAGATAAATACCACTGGACAGTTGGTTGCCACTTTCGTCTTTTCCATTCCAGACAATCGATGATTGATGATTATCTATTGATACCTGCTTTATCAATTGCCCTTTGATATTATATATCTTTATCTCTGTGCTCTTAGCCCCGAGTTCACGGGGCTGAAGAAAAAAAGAAATTGTTGTAGAACTGTGAAATGGATTGGGAAAATTAGGTTTGAGTTCATTTATAAAAGATATACTATTATCTTCGACTGAAGCCCCTACAGGTGGTATATGGTAGAAATCACAACTGACTAAGTTTGGATTTTCGTCATAAAACCAATAAACTCTTACATCATTATAAGGCCCTCCTACATCAGGGTCATGGGAACTTAATCTAGCCCAATTATATTCATCACCAACTCTGGCAAATACAGCATGTTTCCAAAGATTATCCGCTTCATTATATATAGCAGGATCTCCTTTTACAAACCAATCTGGTTCTTGAGGCCAATCATCTTCTGATAAACGTTCATAAAGAGTTACATCTTGATAATTCATTAAATGAATGTGTAAATGATCACAGTATGGAATACAACCGTAATCATCTACACCCCCACCATATCCATCCCAACCTGCAGATAAATCCAATCCACCTTCTTTCAAACATTGGGAGACAAAATTTGCACAGTCACCGTTTCCAAATGGTGGTGAATAATTATCATAATCTTGCAGGTTTCTTCCATCCCACCATTCGTCTGCATAGGCGACTGCAGCATCGGAATCATAATTTCGCATAGAGTTTTCCAATTTGTCATCAGGAGGAACTTCTATATTGAAGTAACTTTTTAGTATTGTTCTGATATATTGTCGTACGTACGGACTCTTGTCATTAAGCATACCTTTTATTAACTGGAGTGAGGTTGCATCACCAATCTCAGCTAAACCCCTTACTGCTGCACTCCGAATATGCTTATCACTATGCGTCAACATTTTTTTTAGCCTAGGAAACGCATCTTCACAGTATCCCAATTCAGCCAATCTAATTGCAGCACCAACAGCGACCTGAGGATCCTCATCATTCATGGCTTTTCGTAGATTTTGGATTGCTCTTTTCGTTCCAATGTCTTTTAACCCTTGATTAATAGCAAGACGAGTTCTTCTATCTCCAAACTTCCATAGATCCTCAAGCACAGGTATACAATAGGTAGTATCACCTAAAAAGACGAGGGCTAAAGCTGATCTTAGCTGAACTTCTTCCACAAAATCGTTCATAGCTTCTATTAGGACAGGTTGAGATTCAATTGATTCTAATGTTGCCAATGATGTAGCACATTGTGCTCTTACATTGCTTGCCGGGTCTTCCAATAATAACTTTTCCAAATAAGGTACTACCTGCTCATCCTGGCTGCACCCTAACTGCATAGCAGCTATCTGGCGCCTATATCTACTTGTATCAGATAATGTCTCTATCAAGCCGGGCACATTAGGAGCTATATCCTTTCTTGCTTGCTCCTTCAAATGCTCCGATCTTTCATGAAATCTTTTTAGTCGAGCTCTTTTTAAACTATCCAAATAGGTGCTATCCGGCTCATCGGTAGGTACTTTTCTTTCATTCCCGCCAGCAATACAGGGAATCGCAATAGTCAAACATATAAGTAAGCTTACTGACATCAATACTATCTTTTTCATGGTTATCTCCTCTTTTTAGTCATTTTTTTATCTTTTTATTCTTAACAATATTTTTTTGGTATAACACCAAAATTCCTATCCTATAAGTTAACATAACCCATTTGTCCCGTAAAAGACTAAACCTTTAACGGGATTTTCCCTAAATTCATGCAATTCCATTTAGATGTTTTAAAATTTTCTTGCCAAATTTTTTTTATCAGGAACTCAGGGAAAATTATAAAGAAGTTAGTTATTATAGCTGATATGGATAAATCCAACAGGAAATTTAATCACCATTCTCATCTTTTCCATCCGACATAATTGAATTTTCCACTTTCTTTTCAATTAAATTAACGACCAAATTTGCCTTTCATAAGCATTGTTTTAATTTAATACAACCTATCGAGAGGTTTAATAGTATTATAATTCAAATCTTTAAAACCTTTCGTAAAATAATTATATCTATAGGGTAAAATAACTTTATCACCGGGAAAGCATCTACGAGCAGGAATAGAATCAACAATAGTAAATTCAAGTTTAAAATCGTTTTTTTTATATGAATTTACCAGGACATCTTTTACATCGGTTTTAATTCTTGGAAGAGAGACAATAGTAACCGCATAAATATCAGAATATACTTCTGCTGAGAAATGTCCCAGAGAATCTGTCTGAATATAAGTTAGCTGATGTTTTGCAGAAAGAAAAGATAATTCAAATGATTCAATTTCATGATTCATAATTTTTACTTCTCCAGAAATCTCAAATTTTTCATCAGGTTTAACAAAAGTCTTTACATAATCAGCATAAGGAATGGTTTGTGAAAAGCTATACAAGTATGGATAGAATCCTTCTTCTTTATAAGGTTTTATCTCTGAAATAGTTTTATATGTTATTGAACCAAAATAAGAAGCATACATTGGAGTATTAAATAAGGTAACATAATCTTCTGTTATCTCTATTGGATATGAATATCCATTTCTTTCTGTAAGTAGCAAAGCACTAGGGCTATTATCAATGTCTATAAAAACTAAGATTTCCTTTTGTTTTGCTGTATACTCAATAAATGCTTCTTCATCTAAATAAATTATTGGAATGAATTCGAGTTTAGGGAATTCCCCTTCTCGAATTTTAACTATTTTAGGCCCATTTACATCTTTAAGTATTTTCTTTTTCTGATTTTCAGAAGCCATATAACTTTTTACTGTTTCTACAGATATTTTGTATTCTCCTTCAGGTAGCCAAGAAGAAAATTCACCATTACTTTCAGTGAAAAAACTCTCAACATTATATCTTCTTTTTGTTTCTGGATGCTTAAATATTACAGAAACAATGTATATTGAATCAACATGACAAAATCCTTTTAACATTCCTTTATGTTCGGACTTCCAATCTAAAAGTAACTTATCAATACGCTTTTCTTGTAAATATGTATTATCATCACGAAGTCCACAAATTTCAATCTTGTCGCTTAACTTATTTTTTAACTTTTTTACTAACTTTACTGGAGCTGTTGTAGCAATATACTGGTCGTTACCTGTAATTAGTTTTACTTTCTTTTTATTTATAAATTTTTTCACATGCTTTTTTGTATCTTCATCATATTTTATAAATGTAGTAGTCATTTCAGTATTATTTTCAATATAAGTTTTATAGTGCCAATCAGAGATATCATCAGCTAATAAAACTGAAGGTAAAAGTAAAATAATAATTAAAATCTTTCTTAATATCATAATATATACATTATGTTTAAAAATTCTTATTAATATTAATATAAAATCTTTATACATACTTATTAGTCTTTAAATTTTCTTGCCAAATTTTTTTCATATTTTTAAAATTTTATTTCCATCGTAAAATGTCTAATCCTATCAAAAAAAGATTTGATCGCAAGTGCAGAATAAAAATTCAAATTAATAAAAAAAGTAATAACCTAACCTTTGATTTCTTAGAAATTGTTATTTTTTTTAAAAATAAATCTATTTGCAATCAAGTTTATTGTCTGTATGCCCGAATCCACCAGCATCTCTTTCTGTTTTGCTTAAAGAAATACTTTCTTCTAAAACTGTATCTTCAACCTTTGAGAAAACCATTTGAGCGATTCGCATATTTGGTTTTACAATAAAATCTTCATCACCAAAATTAAAAGCTATTATCTTAACTTCTCCTCTATAATCAGAATCGATAGTGCCTGGAGAGTTTAAGATTCCTATTTTATGATTAATTGCCAGACCACTTCTTGGACGAATTTGTGCTTCATATCCTTGAGGAATTTCTAAAGAAAAACCAGTTGGTATTAAAGCAACATCCTTAGGCAAGATTACCACATCTTTTGCTAAATTGGCAAATATATCATATCCAGAAGAATGGGGAGTCATCTTTTGAGGTAATTTTGCAGTTTTGGATAATCTCCTTATTTTTACTTTAATCATCAGAATTCTCTGGTGGCAATGTAAACACAAATCTTTTTCAAAAATTCAGCCTTAGGACCATAATAAGAGATAATATTTTGTGCTTTGCTCTGTAACTCTTGAGCTTTCTCCTTTGCTTTTTCTATGCCATATATTTTAGGGTAAGTAGCTTTCCCTCTCTGAGCATCAAGTCCTGTTTTCTTACCCATCTTTTCTTCAGAACCTTCTACATCAAGAATATCATCACTTATTTGGAAAAGCAGTCCTAAGGTTTTACCAAATTCTGTTATCCTTTCTAAATCATCTTCACCTGCTTCAGCCATAATCGTACCAAAACGAACAGCTGTAGTAATCAACTTTGCAGTTTTATTCATATGAATATAATCAAGGATTTTTGGTGAGACATATTTTCCTTCACTATCAATATCAACTATTTGACCCGCAATTAACCCGGTATCCCCAGTTGCTTCTGCGAACTCCTTTAATAACTCAACTTTAACTTTAGATTTTACATCAATTGTAAGCAGAATCTTAAATGCTTCAACAATTAATGCATCTCCAGCAAGTGTTGCAATATCCTCCCCAAACTCTATATGGCAGGCAGGTTTCCCCCTTCTGAGATCATCATTATCTATATCTGGCAAATCATCATGTATTAATGAATAAGTATGAATCAACTCAATTGCAGCAGCAACAGGTAATATTTTTTTATCCATATGTCCAAAAAGTTGATATGTAGTAATTGTCAGATACGGACGGATTCTTTTGCCACCAGCAAAAAGAGTGTAACGCATTGCTTTATGTATAATTTTTGGATACTCGTCCTTCCGCGGTAAAAATCTATCAATTATAATATTGACTAATTCTCTTTTCTCCTTAACATCTTTTTTGAGACGCATCATTTTGGTCATTACTATTCTCCTGAAAAAAAATTTACGCTTTTACATTTAGTCAAAATCAGGCAAAATTATTACTGAGTGCATAAAACTATTTGCATCTATTTTCAATAATGATATTAAATAAAAGTGGAGTGCTGAAACGAGTCCTTCCGATATATCGGAAGGGCGAACTTTCAGCATATTGGCATCTGCGAAAAGTTCATTCCGATAAATCGGAACTCGTTTTCGCACTCCGCTACTATCCGTAGAAATAAAGTAACCTATATTATGCTTCTAATAGTAACTTTACTCCGTTTACGCTTCTTTGACTTCACTTAGTAAGGAAATCTTATTTTCTATCTTCTTTAATCTTTCAGAACAAAGCTTGATTAATTTAATGCCTTCTTCATAATATTCTAAAGATTTTTCAATATCAACATTCCCCTCNNNNNNNNNNNNNNNNNNNNNNNNNNNNNNNNNNNNNNNNNNNNNNNNNNNNNNNNNNNNNNNNNNNNNNNNNNNNNNNNNNNNNNNNNNNNNNNNNNNNCTTCTTTGACTTCACTTAGTAAGGAAATCTTATTTTCTATCTTCTTTAATCTTTCAGAACAAAGCTTGATTAATTTAATGCCTTCTTCATAATATTCTAAAGATTTTTCAATATCAACATTCCCCTCTTCTAATAAATCAACTATTTCTTGTAATCGTAATAAAGCTTTTTCAAATTTTATTTCTGCCATTTTTTACCTTTCTATAATTACTAATAAAATTCCATCTGAAACAGTAATAGAAAACTCTTCCTCGGTTGTAATATTACTAATACCTCTACTACTTGAACGATATATTTTCTCATTATTGAGAGGAAATTTCAATGCCGATGTTTCTTTAACTATCGTAAAATCTGTAAGCGAAATAAGAGAAATATTTTCGCCGATTCTGGCAGGTATATAAACCTTGTCTGTTACGACATAAATTTCGTTTTTGACATTTAAAAAATGAAATTTAAGACCTTGATTTATAAATTTCTCTATAAGAAAAATATTGGCTAATGAGTGGCCAAGCCTACCATCCACAGCATTAACTAATGTAACATCATTGTATCCATTCTGTGAACAGAATTCAATAGCAAGCTCAGTGTCGCTTTTGTCTTTATCAACAGGAAATTTTCTTACATCGGATTTTCCCTTTAACAAACTTAGATATTCGGGCAAAATAGAGTCAAAATCACCGATCAGGACATCGGGGATAATCCCATTTCTACAGAGATAATTTGCCCCTCCATCTGCTGCTATAATAATCCCGGATAAATCAATATCTAAAGTAAAATTATTATTCTGATAACTAATGGGATTATTACAGAAAATAAAAGCCTTTTTCAATTAATTTGCACTCTATCAGTTAATTATTATTTGATAAATTATGAGAGATATTTTCTATCAACAAAAATTGTGGATTTTTTCTTATTGAAATAATTTAAAGGATTTTTTGTTTTACCGTAAAATCTCACTTCATAATGCAGGTGAGTGCCAGTTGAGCAACCGGAATTGCCCATCTGCCCGATAATCATATATTTGGTTACACTATCTCCTCGTTCAACTAACTGTTTGCTGAGATGCGCATAATATGTTGTATATCCATAACCATGGTCAACTAAGATGTATCTTCCGTAGTCTTTATCATATCCGGTCTCTCTTACCTTTCCATCAGCAGTAGCATATATAAAGGTTCCAAATTTATTGGCTATATCTGCCCCATGATGAAAATGACGAATTTTCGTTAAAGGATGTATTCTCCAACCATAAACATCAGAAATCCTACCCTTTGCGGGTCTCACGGATGGTGTATGATTGAAAATCGTATTTTTTACAGTAAGAAATTTTGTAATCTCCTTATAACTACTAACTTCAAAGTCAATCTGGCGATTGAATAAATCCATCTTCTCAAGTAACTTATTATGCAAATTAAACAGGTCTTCATCAAAAGTATAGAAAGTGGAATCAATATATTGTATACCACCAATACCCATTTGTCTGATATCATTGTCAATT is a window of Candidatus Cloacimonadota bacterium DNA encoding:
- a CDS encoding C25 family cysteine peptidase, encoding MKRKNRILIISTIILTFTFTFICLFAGPKEDYEKGLREELSKIFDNPEEIEQFIEHAENFKPTIKKQEYPETTTKGENKIPYDMIIITNAELEQDFLEFATIKNREGIKTQVVSILQTGNTPQEIRQYLKTRKERNPNLKYVLIGGDASVIMPKMIWNPYYHQWAESCIEGYGSEFPTDYYFCNVLSDWVSDDEVNFEADLYVGRIPADTPEEVQNFINKYIAYRYNGNYSEKYHLIAQNLAKIPYDTGGNYIINRIAEHINTDIAYTYEEDLYHAEPGDTIRPGVLWGEAIASNNFSFLFNVAHGHRKCIGAYNIMCNANSYPGPPPPMGLPPFENTNIVTINDTICLVGNLPYHAPEYYEYLPPYLSNTNPYLFWSSSCRGNLFAMIDTNYVYFPAECVGAEFINSPDGAVALYASSFLEFPYTTRHSVEDFMDFIFDNEMYRIGENCVECHQYIYQYGGSNCARDLILSHVLFGDPSMQIWSEKARVFNVYRLKSENEELAVFWVLDKEENPVSNVRCNLISEGNEIFLRGFTDEEGVVEFEIGKEDISEMELTTIKANFIPYSSIVEEIPYYGKGDEDLGSESDISLCCYPNPMHSSTTISFSATDLHGLSQIKIYNVKGQLVKRFGDLTGKDKVIWSGKDNRGIQLSNGIYFYRMETDKYKSEISKILMLR
- a CDS encoding DUF4837 family protein, giving the protein MRDKIIISAFLIIILGIYGCGKSEFSHESSTDIRKPISWGKSSVIFVFADDKVWDYGKLEILKSLEREFFTTTNEKLFTVQREDISQIKRYYKFANLLFLCDTNSNKPTSQYVKSILPEQTSSLSDSIPADIIAVNDNWSQNQAVVFVIGKDIKTLLLYTFEKSNIIFKIYRNREIERIKNLIYKPGLNKEEIEYQKEHYPWHLDLPYQYLTFRKDDGNHFVSYLLRVEKHPDRFLAVYWENMPENIVNKEWLWNKRLELGKKYYEGDEFSSEDVTQEKTQFLSYNGYKLSGRWQNPEYFIGGAFVSFAFYDEKQKISYLIDNAVFFPEGEKLRALMGLGIISETFKTNYKESNEK
- the pgsA gene encoding CDP-diacylglycerol--glycerol-3-phosphate 3-phosphatidyltransferase, producing the protein MEKVRKYKSQIPNALTLLRIILIPLFIFLAIKEYYLATLLVFIIASLTDAFDGIIARKFKYVSSFGKIFDPLADKILVASALIILTFWGLIYWWLTLLILARELFMTLLRNHLIKRKIYLAANIFGKIKTTAQMSTIIFSLFYKSFLPKSLVIENIILIAFILVTIITWLSAIIYVFQIRERLYAR
- a CDS encoding HEAT repeat domain-containing protein: MKKIVLMSVSLLICLTIAIPCIAGGNERKVPTDEPDSTYLDSLKRARLKRFHERSEHLKEQARKDIAPNVPGLIETLSDTSRYRRQIAAMQLGCSQDEQVVPYLEKLLLEDPASNVRAQCATSLATLESIESQPVLIEAMNDFVEEVQLRSALALVFLGDTTYCIPVLEDLWKFGDRRTRLAINQGLKDIGTKRAIQNLRKAMNDEDPQVAVGAAIRLAELGYCEDAFPRLKKMLTHSDKHIRSAAVRGLAEIGDATSLQLIKGMLNDKSPYVRQYIRTILKSYFNIEVPPDDKLENSMRNYDSDAAVAYADEWWDGRNLQDYDNYSPPFGNGDCANFVSQCLKEGGLDLSAGWDGYGGGVDDYGCIPYCDHLHIHLMNYQDVTLYERLSEDDWPQEPDWFVKGDPAIYNEADNLWKHAVFARVGDEYNWARLSSHDPDVGGPYNDVRVYWFYDENPNLVSCDFYHIPPVGASVEDNSISFINELKPNFPNPFHSSTTISFFLQPRELGAKSTEIKIYNIKGQLIKQVSIDNHQSSIVWNGKDESGNQLSSGIYLYQLVNGNKVIDTKRMLLIR
- a CDS encoding methyltransferase, coding for MIKIRDKKQNREILSAKNYTLDALQYKNLKLLQNKKGYRSSEDSLILLNIILENIGISFSGTAFEFGTGSCIIAILLAAKLPQISITAIEVQPSLFELAQKNIVSNHLSNRISLIEMNGKEVKSRIPFKKFDIAFSNPPFYPVGRGRLSPDEEKRNARHEILCTMDDVIESFDFLLKKNGLGFIIYPTFRWREFDDKIRGNTKKFVLQKYYFFRDINNRLFDDMFNNCSSSADYEKILEKSNLFVAKIKRL
- the dut gene encoding dUTP diphosphatase translates to MIKVKIRRLSKTAKLPQKMTPHSSGYDIFANLAKDVVILPKDVALIPTGFSLEIPQGYEAQIRPRSGLAINHKIGILNSPGTIDSDYRGEVKIIAFNFGDEDFIVKPNMRIAQMVFSKVEDTVLEESISLSKTERDAGGFGHTDNKLDCK